The following nucleotide sequence is from Acidisarcina sp..
AGGTTCCGATAGCGTAACCGTAATTGATACAAAGCGGATGCTGCACTTCGCTCATATGCAGCACAAGTCCTTTGCAAATGACCTGTCTGCCTCGTCGAACTATGTGGAGACACGCATCCCGGTGGGTCACAATCCTCGCGGCCTCACGCTATCTCCCGACGGCTCTCGTCTCTACGTCGCCAACCGGCTTGACGATACTCTCTCGGTCATCGACACCCGGACGAACAAGGTTCTCAATACGATCGAATTGGGTGGAGCACAAAAAGTCATTCCTTTGCGTCGTGGCGAGCAGATCTTTTATACCGCGAAGTACGGGTTTCAAGGTCAGTTTGGATGCTCCAACTGCCACATCGACGCTACCTTCGATGGCTTGCAATGGGATCTGGAACCGGATGGCTTCGGTATCGACATTGTCGACAACCGATTGCTGGAAGATGTCCGGGACACAGAACCTTATAAATGGAATGGCGGCAATCCGGATCTCCCGACGGAATGCGGGCCTCGTACGGAGAAGTACTTTTTCCGCTCACAAATTTACAGCGATCGCGAGTTGGCAGATCTCACGCTCTTCGTGCGCAACATGGGACGTCGTCCCAACCGCATTCGTTCTGCAGACGGAACACTGACCCCGCAACAGGAACACGGCAAAGCCATCTTTCAGCGAGTTACGGACAAGCGAGGCCATGCGATTCCACTTGCGGACCAATGCTCCTATTGCCACGGCGGCCCCAAGTACACCAACCAGAAGAGCTTCGACGTAGGCACCGGCAAACCGACAGATCGCTCCCCGGTGTTCGATACTCCTCAACTGGTCAACATCGCTATGACCGCGCCTTACCTGCACGATGGGTCTGCTGCCTCACTCGAAGAAATATGGACAATCTTCAATCCACAAGACAAACACGGCATTACCAACGACCTGACCAAGGATGAGTTGAACGATCTGATCGAGTACCTGA
It contains:
- a CDS encoding beta-propeller fold lactonase family protein codes for the protein MKANFTIAAVLTLVTLCLAGALRPHVVAGSAAPESEYLNPGEMAFSPDGRYLYVVCERSDELRILEVSSGKVTARIPVGHVPRNLTLSHDGKQIYVVNSWEDTLSVVDLATQSVVRTISTGAEPYSAVLDRSGSTLYVANRVSNDISVIDVASGVEKKRLAGGRGASYLVLSPDGSKIYGTHIYPKIREHRVPPQSEITVIDTATQSVIERKLLPDVAGVFHLAASSDGRLFATPGMRPKNLVPLAHVEHGWAFTSELTIFGEDAGAVIQIPLDEMERYYSMPFAVAILPDKSRVFVSTAGSDSVTVIDTKRMLHFAHMQHKSFANDLSASSNYVETRIPVGHNPRGLTLSPDGSRLYVANRLDDTLSVIDTRTNKVLNTIELGGAQKVIPLRRGEQIFYTAKYGFQGQFGCSNCHIDATFDGLQWDLEPDGFGIDIVDNRLLEDVRDTEPYKWNGGNPDLPTECGPRTEKYFFRSQIYSDRELADLTLFVRNMGRRPNRIRSADGTLTPQQEHGKAIFQRVTDKRGHAIPLADQCSYCHGGPKYTNQKSFDVGTGKPTDRSPVFDTPQLVNIAMTAPYLHDGSAASLEEIWTIFNPQDKHGITNDLTKDELNDLIEYLRTL